Below is a genomic region from Methanomicrobia archaeon.
TTCACCGCTAATCGCTCGTAATTCGGACATACATTTAGGTATTCACTTCTCAGAGCTTCTTTATCGGGTGGTTGTTTCATCGTTGTCTCCACAATAAAATTTGCCTCCGACAATAAGGTTTATCTTTGAGTCCTCTATTCTGGAACTTTGTATATCTAACATAATACTTTAGGTCCCCCGTGTTTGTATCGTAATTACCAATATATATAGTTTTCCCTTTTGCTCAGAGTTTGCCGTGGAAGAAGCGAGAATGGGGTAAGCCTGAGCAACGTCGTTCCATGTGAGGTGCACCGGATACCCTGTCTAGTCGGCTTCACACATCCATCTACTACCAAAATCCGAAGTTTACTTAACGATGGGAACATTTTCTTATTCTTAAGAAGGGGTGATGGGAATGATGATGTATGCGGTTCAACTGCCAAAGCGGGTTGTCTTTGGTGGTGGGATGGAGGAGAAGATAGGAGCGGAGGCGAAAGGATTAGGTGCAACCAAGGCGCTCATCGTTACCGATGAGACGATGCAAAGACTTGGTCTGTGTGGAAGGGTGGAAACGCCGTTAAAAGAGGTTGTGGAGGTTGACATTTTCGATGCAGTCGCGTCAGAACCGACGTTAGACGATGCGGAATTGGTTGCCAGCGCAGCAAGGGCGGATTACGACATGATTGTGGGCGTTGGAGGCGGAAGCGTGCTGGATATGGCGAAAGTCGCTGCGGCTGCGGCGGCGAACCCAGAGCAGCAAGCGAGCGATTTTTTGGGTGCCAATAAGATTGCCAAGCCCAGCGTTCCGAAGATTTTTATTCCCACAACTGCAGGTACCGGTGCCGAAGCTACACCGTTCGCGCTCGTCATTGTGGAGGGTAAGAAGAAAGCGATAGCGAGCCCGTATAATCTCGCTGATGTCGTGTTTATCGATGCCGCGTTCACCGCGACCATGCCGCCCAGAATAACCGCTTCGACGGGCATGGATGCCTTGAGTCACGCGGTAGAAGCGTTCCTCTCACTGGGCGCGAACCCGTTAACCGACTCGTTTGCGTTGGAAGCAATACGGAAGATCACGGACAATTTAGAAGAAGCATTCGTGCACGGTGATAATCTGGATGCGCGTTTGAAGCTCTCGTTAGCAGCGATGCTCGCAGGTATGGCGTTTGGCAATGCGGGCGTCATCGCGGGTCACGCAATCGCGCATACGCTCGGAGCACGGTACAAAATCCCGCACAGCGTATCTGCCGCACTCGCTTTGCCCTATGTGATGGCGTATAATGCACCCGCGGTAAAGGAGAAGCTGGCGAAAGTTGCACGAGAGCTGGGCGAGCCAGGGCTGTCCGAAGAAGAAGCTGCTTCATGGACTGTTGCACGTGTTAAGAGCCTGCTAGAGAAGCTTGACCTGCCAACGGGACTTTCAGATGTAGACGTGCCGAAGGAAGATCTGCCTGCACTGGCCGACGCGGTGGTAAAGGAAAAGGGCTACTTAGCGCGCAATCCACGCGCAGTCGAGCTTGAAGACGCGGTAAAAATCCTCGAAGGGATGAGATGATGCGGTAGGTAAATAAACTTCGGCTCGTAACTTCGGAATTCATCCATTCATCAGGAAAGAGCTTGAGCGGTTACGGCACTCTAGCTAGAACTTAGAGTAACTCTTCGATCATTCGCGCATATGCCGGTCGCGTAATAAAGATACCGATCACAAGTCCAACGATGGTGACGATCGCAAAACCGCGCAGCGTGCCGAGCGCCAGAAGTGCAAGCGCGAGCATCGCCACGATGGTCGTCGCGGCAGAAGCGAATATGATGCCGAACGCAAATGAGATCCGTTTGCGATACATGCTCACCGAGGAGCGGCCACCTGAAATCACTTCGTCTGAGATGATCACCAACTGGTCCACGCCCGTGCCGATCACCGCGATGATTCCCGCTATGCTTGGCAAATCCAACTGCCAGTTTATCGCCGCAGCAAAGCCCAGTATCAGGATCACCTCGCTCAGCAGCGTGAAAAAGAGCGGTAAAACGATCTTTCCTTCCTGATAGCGCAGGAAGACAACAAGTGCAACGAGCAGGAGCGCAGCAAAGCCCGCAATTAATGATCCCTCCTTGAATTTCGCGCCCAGATACGCAGGCACTTCTCCGGAACCGATTATTTCCACGTTTACCGGCAGCACGCCCGCTTTTAAGTGGATAATGAGCTCTTTCGCTCGTTCGAATCCTTCGTTTTCTACCCCCGTTTCCGCACGTAATGCGTACGCCGGCTTCGTCTTTAAGTCCTGCGCCAATTCAGGCGATAACGGCGCGCTGTAAATCACCACATCGTCAAGCAGCATCGCGAGCTCGTGGTCGGTTGGGTTATCGGTTGCGCCGTATTCCAGTGCGGCCTCTTGTAATGCGGTCGCCCCCTTTTCGGTCAGCGTAAAAGCAGCGCCCCATGGTGAATTTTCGCTCTCTCGCACGGGCATTGTCCCGACGCTCTTGCTCTCGATACCTTCGCTGCCAAAGACGACATGTGCCGTGATATTCTCAATCTCCTCGAATCGCATTCCTTGCTCTAAGTCGCTCCCGATGCCCGCCGTCTGGATCCGTATCTCGAACTTTCCCGGCTTGCCTACTATAGCCTTTGCCGTTCCGATGTCCACACCCGCGAGATCAACAAGAATGAAATTGTTACCTACCGTTCGTATGTTCGTATCCGCTAAGCCGAGCAAATTGAGCTTGACGTCTATTATTCGCCGTGTCTCGTCGCGCGTCTCTTGTGTTACGCCCTCTTCAAAGAAGTCCGTGCCATCCACCCTCGTCACTAAACTGCCGCCTATCTCCTGCAAAACGTTCACGAGCTCATCCTTCGAGACGCTCTTCCGTATCTCATAGACCGAGACATCTTCACCTTTGTAATAAACCACCTCGGCATTCAGCTCCTGCTCAAGGAAATCGGCCACTTCGGGCGCACTTATCGGTGCGTCTATACCTGCGACCGTACCTTCTAATTTCAACTGCAGCCAGGACCCGCCTACCAAATCCAAGCCGTATCGCAAATTACCGTTGATACCTGCATCGGCAGGTGGCGCAGGATAAGCATAAATGAGAACCAAAGCCACTAAAACGGTTAAAATCAACGCAATTACTCGTATATCCTTTAACAATCCATTCCCATTCATTTCCGTCTCCCTTCTATCCTCTGTTTCCGCTCCATCGCTATGAGTAGTGCTAATAAGCAGAAGGAACAATTACATATAAATCTCGCTTTTGTGACACCAACACCCCCTCGGCGGATCAGAAAACGACTAACCAATCAGATCACGAGCAGAGCGCTACACCGAGCAGATCCTGCACTCGCCCGCGTATTCCGAATCGGCGGATACGTACTCGTCAAGCATGAGCTTTGGAATATCCAGTGATAAGACTTGCTCTTTACTGCCGTAGCGGTACACGGTAATGCCCTTGCACCCGAGTTCGTACGCCAGGAGAAACACACGTCTGACCTCTTCTTGCGTTGCATCCGCGGGGAGATTGACGGTCTTTGAGACCGCGTTGTCCGTGTACTTCTGAAACGCCGCTTGCATTCGCACGTGCCACTCCGGCGAGATATCGAGTGCGGTAACAAAAATCCGCTTTATATCCGTGGGAATGCCATCAGTATCAATTATCGAGCCGCGTTTCGCAATCTCAGTTATCAAATTCTTGCTGTAAAAGCCCCGCTCCTTCGCCATCGCTCTAAACAGCTGGTTTATCTCCAGCATGCCGCCCATTACGTTCCGTACAAACGCAACGGCGAATAACGGCTCGATACCGCTGGAACACCCTGCGATTATGCTTATCGTGCCCGTTGGCGCGATGGTGGTCACCGTGGCGTTACGCATCGGTTTGTATCCTTTCCAACTGTTCAGCTCGAAGTTAGGAAACGAGCCTTTTTCCAGTCCCAGCGCCTGTGAGCACTGCCGCGCCTCGTCGGTAACGAATCGCATGAGCTTTTCAGCCAACGAAAGCGCATCCGTCGAATCATACGGTATCCCCAGCGTGATCAGCAGTTCTGCGAATCCCATTACGCCCAGCCCGATTTTACGGTTCGCACGCGTCATTTTCTCTATTTCCGGCAACGGGTACTGGTTTACATCGATAACGTTATCTAAGAACCGAACGCAGAGCCAAATCGCTGCTTCAAGCCGCTCCCAATCCACATCACCACTGCCCGAATTGACAAAT
It encodes:
- a CDS encoding iron-containing alcohol dehydrogenase, with product MGMMMYAVQLPKRVVFGGGMEEKIGAEAKGLGATKALIVTDETMQRLGLCGRVETPLKEVVEVDIFDAVASEPTLDDAELVASAARADYDMIVGVGGGSVLDMAKVAAAAAANPEQQASDFLGANKIAKPSVPKIFIPTTAGTGAEATPFALVIVEGKKKAIASPYNLADVVFIDAAFTATMPPRITASTGMDALSHAVEAFLSLGANPLTDSFALEAIRKITDNLEEAFVHGDNLDARLKLSLAAMLAGMAFGNAGVIAGHAIAHTLGARYKIPHSVSAALALPYVMAYNAPAVKEKLAKVARELGEPGLSEEEAASWTVARVKSLLEKLDLPTGLSDVDVPKEDLPALADAVVKEKGYLARNPRAVELEDAVKILEGMR
- a CDS encoding preprotein translocase subunit SecD, giving the protein MNGNGLLKDIRVIALILTVLVALVLIYAYPAPPADAGINGNLRYGLDLVGGSWLQLKLEGTVAGIDAPISAPEVADFLEQELNAEVVYYKGEDVSVYEIRKSVSKDELVNVLQEIGGSLVTRVDGTDFFEEGVTQETRDETRRIIDVKLNLLGLADTNIRTVGNNFILVDLAGVDIGTAKAIVGKPGKFEIRIQTAGIGSDLEQGMRFEEIENITAHVVFGSEGIESKSVGTMPVRESENSPWGAAFTLTEKGATALQEAALEYGATDNPTDHELAMLLDDVVIYSAPLSPELAQDLKTKPAYALRAETGVENEGFERAKELIIHLKAGVLPVNVEIIGSGEVPAYLGAKFKEGSLIAGFAALLLVALVVFLRYQEGKIVLPLFFTLLSEVILILGFAAAINWQLDLPSIAGIIAVIGTGVDQLVIISDEVISGGRSSVSMYRKRISFAFGIIFASAATTIVAMLALALLALGTLRGFAIVTIVGLVIGIFITRPAYARMIEELL
- a CDS encoding vitamin B12-dependent ribonucleotide reductase, producing the protein MTLSLNAEEVLKRRYLLKGERGEVIETPRQMFARVAKAVASAELKYGTSKEELEAIEQRFYQLMHDLEFLPNSPTLMNAGTELGQLAACFVLPVEDSMEGIFGAVKNMAVIHQSGGGTGFSFARLRPKGDIVKSTGGIASGPVSFMRVFDVATGVIKQGGKRRGANMGILDVDHPDIMNFIRAKEEGEFANFNTSVAVTDEFMHAVERNKDYDLINPRSKEVVRRLNAQKVFDEIVTYAWKVGDPGLIFIDEINRHNPLSAIGAIEATNPCSEQPLLPYESCNLGSINVSRFVNSGSGDVDWERLEAAIWLCVRFLDNVIDVNQYPLPEIEKMTRANRKIGLGVMGFAELLITLGIPYDSTDALSLAEKLMRFVTDEARQCSQALGLEKGSFPNFELNSWKGYKPMRNATVTTIAPTGTISIIAGCSSGIEPLFAVAFVRNVMGGMLEINQLFRAMAKERGFYSKNLITEIAKRGSIIDTDGIPTDIKRIFVTALDISPEWHVRMQAAFQKYTDNAVSKTVNLPADATQEEVRRVFLLAYELGCKGITVYRYGSKEQVLSLDIPKLMLDEYVSADSEYAGECRICSV